The Epilithonimonas zeae genome contains a region encoding:
- a CDS encoding helix-turn-helix domain-containing protein has product MIIDYQKIDLYEKSFIQKIVLKPPFEFVFPVSEQACFLYVKNGRMQYKTDEIYLDIPQNYSLFLNCVNSGKKIEQLDADANSEIVIVTFHADILKKIYEREFPALLQSPKNAVSNQSGGKINNDFLIQKYIEGLLFYFETPALVNDDILILKLKEIIILLSQTQNAETVNVILSQLFSPVTYTFKQIIEANLFSQVSVEDLAQKTNLSVSSFKREFAKLYNNSPANYIRNKRLERASELLLTSDNRITDIAFECGFNDLANFTKSFHNKYNTSPTNYRVNQMHK; this is encoded by the coding sequence ATGATAATAGATTACCAAAAAATTGATTTGTATGAAAAATCATTTATCCAAAAGATAGTGTTGAAACCACCTTTTGAGTTTGTATTTCCTGTTTCTGAACAAGCCTGCTTTTTGTATGTGAAGAATGGCAGAATGCAATATAAAACAGATGAAATATATTTGGATATTCCTCAAAATTATTCGTTATTTTTAAATTGTGTCAATTCTGGAAAAAAGATAGAACAATTGGATGCAGACGCTAATAGCGAGATTGTAATTGTCACTTTTCACGCTGATATTCTGAAAAAAATCTACGAAAGAGAATTTCCCGCTTTGCTACAATCGCCAAAGAATGCTGTCAGCAATCAATCGGGCGGAAAAATTAACAACGATTTCCTGATTCAGAAATATATAGAGGGACTGTTGTTTTATTTTGAAACACCAGCTCTTGTAAATGATGATATTTTGATTCTAAAATTGAAAGAAATTATTATTCTATTATCTCAAACCCAAAATGCAGAAACCGTAAATGTTATCTTATCACAGCTTTTTTCGCCAGTAACTTATACTTTCAAACAAATCATAGAAGCCAATCTGTTTTCTCAGGTTAGTGTAGAAGATTTAGCACAAAAGACCAATCTGAGTGTCTCTTCTTTCAAAAGAGAATTTGCAAAATTGTATAATAATTCTCCTGCCAATTATATCAGAAATAAAAGACTTGAGAGAGCATCGGAACTACTTTTGACCTCGGACAATCGCATCACAGACATCGCTTTTGAATGTGGTTTTAATGATTTGGCGAATTTTACCAAAAGTTTTCATAACAAGTATAATACATCTCCAACCAATTATCGAGTGAACCAAATGCACAAATAA
- a CDS encoding bifunctional transcriptional activator/DNA repair enzyme AdaA, with the protein MELSNEIMYQASFEKNPEFEGVFWMGVKTTGIFCRPTCTARKPKPENVEFFDNTKDAIQKGYRPCKVCKPLENPDETPIEIQKLMDELSENPELKFKDIDLINRGMEPATVRRWFLKHHGMTFHAFQRTFKINSAFKKLQQGENVLDVALENGYESLSGFNDSFKSIIGTSPKNSKLEKIVDLKRIETPLGTMIACANENGICMLEFSDRKSLSKELDDISKYFKANIIQGENPYFKILEKELEEYFDGKRLDFTVPLAPVGTDFQKNVWEILRTIPYGTTRSYQQQADILGNPKAVRAVANANGLNKISIIIPCHRVIGTNGTLTGYGGGIWRKQKLLELEKAILF; encoded by the coding sequence ATGGAATTGAGTAACGAAATAATGTATCAGGCATCGTTTGAAAAGAATCCGGAATTCGAAGGTGTATTTTGGATGGGTGTAAAAACGACGGGGATTTTCTGTCGACCAACTTGTACGGCGAGAAAACCGAAACCTGAAAATGTGGAGTTTTTTGATAATACAAAAGATGCCATACAGAAAGGTTATCGCCCGTGCAAAGTTTGTAAACCATTAGAAAATCCTGATGAAACACCAATCGAAATTCAAAAACTGATGGATGAATTGTCAGAAAATCCGGAACTCAAATTCAAAGATATTGATTTGATAAATAGAGGAATGGAGCCTGCAACTGTAAGACGTTGGTTTCTCAAACATCACGGAATGACTTTTCACGCATTTCAAAGAACTTTCAAAATCAATTCGGCTTTCAAGAAACTTCAGCAAGGAGAGAATGTCCTGGATGTAGCTTTGGAAAACGGGTACGAAAGTTTAAGTGGTTTCAATGACAGTTTCAAATCAATCATCGGAACTTCCCCAAAGAACTCAAAATTGGAAAAGATTGTTGACCTCAAAAGAATCGAAACACCGCTGGGAACAATGATTGCCTGCGCCAACGAAAACGGAATCTGTATGCTGGAATTCTCCGACAGAAAATCACTTTCGAAAGAACTGGACGATATTTCAAAATATTTCAAAGCCAATATTATTCAGGGAGAGAATCCTTATTTTAAAATATTAGAAAAAGAATTAGAGGAATATTTCGACGGCAAAAGATTGGATTTCACCGTTCCGCTTGCGCCTGTTGGCACGGACTTTCAAAAGAATGTTTGGGAAATCCTGAGAACTATTCCTTACGGAACAACAAGGAGTTACCAGCAACAAGCCGATATTCTTGGCAATCCAAAAGCTGTAAGAGCGGTAGCCAATGCGAACGGACTGAATAAAATCTCAATCATCATTCCGTGTCACAGAGTCATCGGAACTAATGGAACTTTGACGGGTTATGGTGGAGGAATCTGGCGAAAACAAAAGCTTTTGGAACTGGAGAAAGCGATACTTTTTTAA